From the Halorhabdus utahensis DSM 12940 genome, one window contains:
- a CDS encoding GNAT family N-acetyltransferase: MEIRELIDESDREDAAPILKQLWTDRDREEILTWTAEDDYYLFGAFEDSTLLGVAGVRIDDFLHHQHHVWLYDFVVDEPRRGEGIGTALLEHVESWAIEHDCESVALASPLDGEEVHEYYGKRGFEKWGYAIEKEL, translated from the coding sequence ATGGAAATCCGGGAGCTGATCGACGAATCCGACCGCGAAGATGCGGCCCCCATCCTCAAGCAGCTCTGGACAGATCGCGACCGTGAGGAAATCCTGACGTGGACGGCCGAAGACGACTACTACCTGTTTGGTGCGTTCGAGGACTCCACACTTCTCGGCGTGGCTGGCGTTCGGATCGACGATTTCCTGCACCATCAGCACCACGTCTGGTTGTACGATTTCGTCGTGGATGAGCCACGACGCGGGGAGGGCATCGGGACAGCGCTACTCGAACACGTCGAATCCTGGGCTATCGAACACGACTGTGAGAGCGTCGCGCTGGCGTCGCCACTCGACGGCGAGGAAGTCCACGAATATTACGGCAAGCGCGGCTTCGAGAAGTGGGGATACGCCATCGAAAAAGAGCTGTGA
- the hpt gene encoding hypoxanthine/guanine phosphoribosyltransferase, with amino-acid sequence MDRLKQSLLDAPVIEKEEYQYFVHPISDGVPMLRPELLREIVIRIIRKAELEDVDKIVTPAAMGIHISTAVSLMTDIPLVVIRKRQYGLEGEVSLQQVTGYSESEMYVNDVYEGDKVLVLDDVLSTGGTLAGITGALEEIGAEIVDIVAVIKKVGGENKIDDSDFDVKTLINVDVEDMEVIIVDEQGDG; translated from the coding sequence ATGGACCGGCTCAAACAGTCGTTGCTCGACGCCCCAGTCATCGAGAAGGAGGAGTATCAGTACTTCGTCCACCCGATCAGCGACGGCGTCCCGATGCTCCGCCCCGAACTCCTTCGTGAGATCGTCATCCGGATCATCCGGAAGGCAGAACTCGAGGACGTCGACAAGATCGTCACGCCCGCGGCGATGGGCATCCACATTTCGACGGCTGTCTCGTTGATGACCGATATCCCACTCGTGGTCATCCGCAAGCGTCAGTACGGACTCGAGGGCGAAGTCTCGCTGCAGCAGGTCACGGGCTACTCCGAGAGCGAGATGTACGTCAACGACGTCTACGAGGGCGATAAGGTGCTCGTCCTCGACGACGTGCTCTCGACGGGCGGGACGCTGGCTGGCATCACCGGCGCGCTCGAAGAGATCGGCGCGGAAATCGTCGATATCGTCGCGGTCATCAAGAAAGTCGGCGGCGAGAACAAGATCGATGACTCCGATTTCGACGTCAAGACACTGATCAACGTCGACGTCGAGGACATGGAAGTCATCATCGTCGACGAACAGGGCGACGGGTAG